Part of the Geobacter pickeringii genome, GTTGCGGAATGGCTGGGGCTGTCGTGGAACGCAGAATCCAAGGTAATCTATCACGGCCTGTTTTGGGGAGGGCTATTCGGCGGTTTCGGAGTGGTCGTGGCTGTTGCCGGACTACTTGCTGGTGATCCACACGGCACCGAATTTTCCGAGCGTTTGGCGCCGCACCTCATTGTCCTCGGAGCGGTGATATTCATATTTATTCTCCTGCTGTTTGCGTCGTTTCGTACTCCAGACTCCCCCATCCTGCGTCCTGGAGAGACCATGACCATCTGATGTTTTGTTTACCTCCAGTGCTTGGTAACAAAAGAACAGTCGGGAAATCTGCTTGCAAAATCAACGGGAATAAGGTAATGAATTTTGCAAGAGCCGCCTGAAAGGGCGGTTTTCGTTTTGCCTCATTTTGCTTGACAATTGGCACCCCATCTATATACTGGTGGGCTTCGGGCTCCGCCAGCGCCATCAGGGAATTTAGTGTGAAATTACGGATTGACGAGATAAAGGATCAACCAAAGCTTCTCATGTTTGAGGAGAAGGCCGAGGTGTTTCCGGTCTTGCAGGAATTGAGCGATTCGGACGAGTGTGAGTTTCTGGGGCCAATCACTGTGGAACTCTCCGTCTGGCGTGAATATGACCATATCCGGGTTCGTGGAAGCGTAGCCACTGCGGTACGCTTGAATTGCTCCCGTTGCCTCACCCCCTTTGAAAGCCATATTCGTTCTGCGTTTACGATGATTTATATGGAGCGGAAGCAAGAGCTTCAGGACGAGGACGAGGTTGAGTTGGGAGAAGAGGATCTCGTTTCCGTAACGTATGTCGGTGATGAGATCGACTTTACGCCTGAAGTAGCCGAGCAGGTTGTCATGGAGCTGCCTCTCAAGCCATTATGTCGCGTTGATTGTCTGGGGCTCTGCACCAGGTGTGGAGCTGACCTTAATGTGGGCGAGTGTGGGTGCGAGCGTGGCTCGTTTAATATCAAATTTGCAGCGCTTAAGAATCTCAAGGTAGAAAAGTAAAAGGAGAAATACGATGGCGGTACCTAAGAAAAAGACCTCCAAATCCCGCAAGAACATGAGAAGAGCTCACGATTTTCTCACTCCCCCGGCCTCCTCGGTATGTCCTCAGTGCAAAGAGCCGAAGCTTCCCCACCGTGCCTGCGCCTCTTGCGGCACTTACAAAGGCAAAGAAGTAATCAAGTCCGAGGAGATTTAGTCATATCTCTTTGCCGTATGCCGATTTTCCTTTCTGCAGGGGTACCATGAGAGTTGCTGTAGATGCGATGGGAGGCGACAACGCTCCCGTCATCGAGGTTGAGGGAGCCGTAGTCGCTGCGCGCGAGTACGGCATTCCCATTACCTTGGTGGGCGATACTGACCGTCTTAGTCAGGAACTCGCCAAGCACAACGTTCAGGGTCTTGACATAAGCATTCACCATGCCAGTGAAGTGGTTGGTATGCATGATGCCGCCTCTGATGCTGTTCGTCGCAAGAAGGATTCTTCCATTCGCGTTGCGTATGAACTGGTAAAGGATGGCGTGGCAGATGCGGTGGTCAGTGCTGGCAATTCCGGTGCAACCATGGCCGCAGGGATGTTCGTTCTCAAGCGCATCAAGGGGATCGAACGGCCGGCGATTGCCCAGATTTTTCCTACACTTCGCGGAAAGACCCTCGTTCTTGATGTTGGCGGCAATGTCGATTGCAAGCCGATTCATCTCGTGCAATTTGCGATCATGGGCGAAGTCTATGCTCGGCACGTAATGGGAGTGGAGCGGCCAAAGATCGGGCTCCTTTCCAACGGTGAAGAGGACAGCAAGGGCAACGAGTTGACCCGCGATACCAATGCGATCCTCAAAGATATTTCGTTTGATTATCGCGGCTACGTCGAAGGGCGTGATATTTTTTACGGCATGGTCGACGTGGTCGTTTGTGATGGTTTTGTCGGCAACGTTGTGTTGAAATTATCCGAAGGCCTCGCCGAGGCGATCGGGAAGATGCTCAAGGAAGAAATAGTCAAGAGCGTTGTTTCCAAGCTCGGTTATCTGCTGGTACGCAAGGCATTCAAGAGCTTCAAGAAGAAAGTCGATTACGCCGAGTATGGCGGAGCACCACTCCTTGGAATCAATGGCGTGGCAATGATTTGTCACGGTGGTTCCAACGTCAAGGCGATCAAGAACGCAATCCATTTTGCTCATGAGTATGCACGCAAAGGGGTCAACCAGCGTCTCGTCGAGAAGCTGGAAAATGACTTTGTTGCTTACATGCAGCGAGACGGCGTGAAGGAAGTCGCTGCCGGCTAGAAGGGGTACGCGGATGTTGAGAGCGAGAATTGTCGGCACCGGATCAGCAGTTCCCGATAAAGTGCTGACCAACTTTGACCTTGAGAAAATGGTGGATACGTCCGACGAATGGATAACCACCAGGACAGGGATAAAAGAACGCCGGATTGCCGTTGAGGGAGAGTATACGTCGACCTTTGCCACGAGGGCGGCAGAGCGTGCCCTTGAAATGGCCGGGATAGCAGCACACGAAATCGACCTTCTTATCGTTGCCACGGTAACTCCTGATTTTCCGTTTCCCTCCACAGCCTGCATTGTGCAAAGCAATATTGGAGCTTCAAAAGCTGCCGCCTTCGATGTCTCTGCAGCCTGCTCCGGTTTTGTCTACGGTCTTTCGCTGGCCAGCAACGCAATCCGTACTGGTGCGGCATCCAAGGTACTTGTCATTGGCGCGGAGGTTCTGACCAGAATCATCGACTGGACTGACCGCAATACCTGTCTTCTCTTCGGTGATGGTGCCGGGGCAGCGGTTCTGTCATCCAGCAGTGATGAGCACGGAATACTCTCAACTCATATTCACAGTGACGGAAATTACTGGGAGCTTCTCTATCAGGCCGGGTGCGGCAGCAGAAACCCTGCGGTTCAGAAAACGTTCGATGAGAGGCTCTATTTCCTGAGAATGCAGGGGAACGAGGTCTTCAAGCTGGCCGTAAGAGCCATGGAGGACGCAGCGCTGGAAGCGTTGACAACCAATGGTTTGACGCCGGCAGATATCGACATTTTTATCCCCCATCAGGCAAATCGCCGCATCATTGATGCCATCGGTAAGCGGCTTGGACTCAATGGTGACAAGGTGTTCGTCAATCTGGACCGTTATGGAAACACGTCGGCGGCTTCAATTCCGATCGCTCTTGATGAAGCAAATCGGACTGGCCGGATTGCTGCGGGCGATGTGGTTCTCTTTGACTCTTTCGGTGGTGGCCTCACGTGGGGGTCGGCACTGATTCGCTGGTAATTTTTCCTCAAGGGATTCAACACTCATGGGTAAAAAAGCATTCATTTTTCCGGGACAAGGTTCCCAGTTTTCCGGGATGGGCAAAGATTTAGCGGACAATTTCTCCGTGGCGCGGCAGACTTTTGAGGAGGCCGACGATGCCCTCGGAGAGAGACTTTCGAAACTCTGTTTCGAGGGTCCCGAGGAGGCGCTCAAGCTTACCGCCAATACCCAGCCGGCAATCCTTGCCGTAAGCATTGCCGCACTTCGGGTTCTCCGTCAGGAGACAGGCGCTGTGGCTGATTACAACGCAGGGCATTCACTGGGAGAATACTCGGCACTGGTGGCGGCAGGAACCCTTGGGTTTGCCGATGCAGTCAGAACGGTTCGGGCGCGCGGTACCTTCATGCAGGAAGCGGTACCGGTCGGCGTGGGTGCGATGGCAGCGGTCCTTGGTGTCGAAACAGATGTACTTGCCGATATCTGTGCAGAAGCCGCCCAAGGTCAGGTTGTTTCTCCCGCGAATTTCAATTCACCGGGACAGATTGTCATCGCGGGGCACTCTGAGGCAGTGAATCGGGCCATAGAAATTGCGAAGGGACGGGGGTTCAGAAAGGCCATGCTGCTTCCTGTCAGCGCACCCTTTCACTCGACTCTTATGATTCCTGCCGGTGAGCGTCTTGCTGACGTCCTTGCCCACATTGACGTGGCTGAATTTTCAGCTCCCGTTGTAACGAACGTTGAGGCCAAGGCCAACTCCGACGCGACACGGGTGCGGGAGCTCTTGGTGCGGCAGGTGAGCGCTCCGGTGCTGTGGGATGCATCGGTGCGCGAAATGGTGAACCTCGGTGTGTCCGATTTTGTCGAGATTGGTCCTGGCAAGGTCCTTTCCGGGCTCGTCAAGCGGATCGCAAAGGATGTTGCAACGAACAGCGTTGAAGACACGGCCGGTGTCCGTGCATTGGCCTAGGGAGCAATCATGAACCTCATGGGAAAAGTGGCGATCGTAACGGGGGCCTCCCGGGGAATCGGTAGAGCCGTGGCCCTTAAGCTTGCCCGTGAAGGGGCTGATGTTGTGGTAACCGCCACGACACTGGAAAGTGCCCAGGCGACGGCTTCCGAGATCGAAGCGATCGGTCGTAAATCCTTGGCTGCAGCGGTGGACGTTTCCGATTCGGCTGCCGTTGAGTCTCTGTTTGCTGCTGTTGTTGAAACGTTCGGCAAGGTGGATATTCTCGTCAACAATGCCGGCATTACGCGTGACGGGCTTCTCCTCAGGATGAAAGATGCCGATTGGGACGCGGTAATTGATGTTAACCTGAAAGGTGCCTTCAACTGTGTCCGAGAAGCCTCAAAGCTGATGACGAAAGCTCGCAGTGGCAGGATCATCAACATAAGTTCAGTGGTAGGTGAAATGGGCAACGCGGGGCAGATAAATTACTGTGCAAGCAAGGCGGGGATGATTGGCCTCACGAAGTCTGCGGCCCGTGAACTCGCCAAGCGCGGCATTACCGTGAACGCGGTTACCCCGGGATTTATCGAAACCGATATGACGGCAGTACTCTCGGAGAAGGTCAGGGAGGGGTTGCTCCAGCAGATTCCCCTCGAACGACTGGGTGCTCCGGACGATGTTGCCAATGCCGTTTTCTTCCTTGCGTCCGACCTGGGAAGCTACGTAACGGGTCACGTTCTGTCAGTCAACGGCGGTATGTATATGTGAAAAATTTATCTTTTGCAAAACGGATATTTCGTGGTATGTAGCTAGAAAAATTACCCAAAAACCTGAACGGGTATAAAACCAAACGGAGGTGAAAAAGCATGTCGACGATAGAAAAGCGGGTAAAAGAGATCGTGGCCGAGCAACTCGGCGTGGATGAGGCACAGGTGACCAATGATGCTTCGTTCATGGACGACCTCGGTGCCGATTCTCTTGACACCGTTGAACTGGTCATGGCGCTTGAGGAAGAGTTCGATATCGAGATCTCTGACGAAGATGCCGAGAAAATCCAGAACGTCCAGGATGCCATTGACTACATCACCGAGCACACCTAATAGTTAAGCTTGGGGGGAGGGGGACCTCCCCCTTTTTCACAGCGTGCGGCTCCGCCGTCACGTCCTCAGAATCCGCACATCGGGAGCAGATCATTATGAGAAGAGTTGTGGTGACGGGAGTCGGGGCAGTTTCCCCGCTGGGTACCGGCAACCAGAAGAACTGGGAAGCTTTGACTTCCGGAACGTCCGGCATTGACCTGATCAGCCGCTTCGATGCATCTGACCTCCCGGTCAGAATTGCCGGCGAGGTTAAGGACTTCGACCCTGAGCAGTTTATTGACAAGAAAGAGGTCAAGAAGATGGACCTCTTCATTCAGTACGCCATGGGTGCAGCTCATTTCGCCATGGAAGACTCGGGGCTCAAGATCACCGAGGAGAATGCCGAACGCGTCGGGGTTCTTGTCGGCGCCGGATTGGGCGGCCTTCCGACGATTGAGAAATATCACTCGGCAATGCTTGATGGCGGCTATAAGAAAATTTCCCCGTTTTTCATCCCGATGCTCATCATCAACCTGGCGCCGGGCCACATATCCATTAAGTACGGTGCCAAGGGACCCAATGTGTCGTCGGTTTCCGCCTGCGCCACCGGTACTCACTCTATTGGCGACGCCTATCACATGATCAAGCGCGGCGATGCCGACGCGATGATTGCCGGCGGGACCGAGTCGACGGTTACGCCGCTTGGCATTGGCGGGTTTGCGGTCATGAAGGCGCTTTCGAACCGTAATGACGATCCCAAGGCGGCATCACGCCCCTTTGAAAAGAACCGTGATGGTTTTGTCCTCGCTGAGGGCGCGGGTATTGTCGTTCTGGAAGAGTATGAGGCAGCAAAGAAGCGTGGTGCCAAGATTTACGCTGAAGTGGTCGGTTACGGTCTTTCGGGCGACGCCTATCACCTTACGGCACCGGCCCCTGAAGGAGAAGGAGCGGCACGCTGCATGAAGATGGCCCTTGCCAACGCAGGTGTGACTCCGGAACAAATTGACTACATCAATGCTCACGGCACCTCCACTCCCTTCAACGACTACTACGAAACCCTTGCCGTTAAGCGGGTCTTCGGCGATCACGCGAAGAAGGTTATGGTCTCCTCGACAAAGTCGATGACAGGCCACCTCCTCGGTGCGGCCGGCGGCGTTGAAGCGGTTTTCACCCTGATGGCAATGGAAAAGGGCGTTGTGCCCCCGACCATCAATTACCAGGAGCAGGACCCCGAGTGCGATCTCGATTACGTTCCCAACACTGCGCGCGACGCCAAGATCACCTACGCTCTCAGCAACAATTTCGGCTTCGGCGGCACCAATGCCACCTTGCTCTTCAAGAAGATTTAGGGAGGCGGCACGGTGATTGTAGTGGGGAGTGATCACGGCGGTCTGGAGTTGAAAGCGGCAATCAAACGGCTTCTGGTTGATCGGGGGGTCGCGGTTGAGGATTGCGGCACCGATAACGGGGATTCCGTCGATTATCCCGATTTCGGAATCAGAGTGGCCCGGAAGGTTTCGGATGGCGCGGCGGAGAAGGGGATTCTCTTCTGCGGCACCGGAATCGGCATGTCTATTGTGGCCAACAAGTTCCCCCGAGTACGGGCAGCGCTTGCCACTGACCCGTTCATGGCCCGGATGGCAAAAGAGCATAACAATGCCAATATCCTTGTCCTCGGGGGGCGGGTTCTCAACGAGGAGACAGCCCGCCAGATGGTCTGCACCTGGCTCGACTCCACCTTCGAGGGGGGGCGTCATCAGGGACGACTTGACAAGATTGCCGCCTTGGAGAAGGAACTCATGAAATAGCCTGTCCAAGGTTCCGGCCACTACACGGAAGTATGCACGATACGGGACTGCCAGCGGTCCCGTTTTCCTTTTTATCCCACCGAAAGGAGCAAAATAATGTCGATACTTGCAACCTTCGACCCAGAGGTCGCCGAGGCAATTCGCCATGAGACGGAACGCCAGGAGTACAACCTGGAGTTGATCGCATCCGAGAACTTTGTCTCCGAGGCGGTACTGGAGGCTCAGGGATCCATTCTGACCAACAAGTACGCCGAAGGGTATCCCGGCAAGCGTTATTACGGTGGCTGCCATCATGTGGATGTCGTGGAAAACCTTGCCATTGACCGGGCAAAGCAGCTTTTCGGAGCCGATCACGCCAACGTCCAGCCCCATTCCGGATCCCAGGCCAACATGGCGGTCTATTTTTCGGTACTTAAGCCGGGGGATACGATTCTCGGCATGAATCTCTCCCATGGCGGTCACCTTACCCACGGCAGCCCCGTTAACTTCTCCGGTCGCTTCTTCAACGTGGTTTCCTATGGCGTTTCCCAGGAAACCGAAATGATCGACTTCAATGAGGTCGAGCGGCTGGCTCTTGAGCATAAACCGAAGATGATTGTGGTCGGCGCCAGTGCCTATCCGCGCGTTCTCGACTTTGCCGCGTTCAGGACCATTGCCGACAAGGTCGGGGCCGTTATCATGGTTGATATGGCGCATATTGCCGGTCTTGTGGCTGCCGGCCTTCATCCGAACCCCGTCCCCCATGCGGAATTCGTGACCACCACTACCCACAAGACGCTGCGCGGCCCCCGGGGCGGTATGATCCTCTGTCGCGAGGAATATGCAAAAATCCTCAATTCCAACATATTTCCCGGAATTCAGGGGGGACCTCTCATGCACGTTATCGCCGCAAAGGCGGTGGCTTTCAAGGAAGCGCTTGCACCCGGC contains:
- a CDS encoding YceD family protein, whose product is MKLRIDEIKDQPKLLMFEEKAEVFPVLQELSDSDECEFLGPITVELSVWREYDHIRVRGSVATAVRLNCSRCLTPFESHIRSAFTMIYMERKQELQDEDEVELGEEDLVSVTYVGDEIDFTPEVAEQVVMELPLKPLCRVDCLGLCTRCGADLNVGECGCERGSFNIKFAALKNLKVEK
- the fabF gene encoding beta-ketoacyl-ACP synthase II, with amino-acid sequence MRRVVVTGVGAVSPLGTGNQKNWEALTSGTSGIDLISRFDASDLPVRIAGEVKDFDPEQFIDKKEVKKMDLFIQYAMGAAHFAMEDSGLKITEENAERVGVLVGAGLGGLPTIEKYHSAMLDGGYKKISPFFIPMLIINLAPGHISIKYGAKGPNVSSVSACATGTHSIGDAYHMIKRGDADAMIAGGTESTVTPLGIGGFAVMKALSNRNDDPKAASRPFEKNRDGFVLAEGAGIVVLEEYEAAKKRGAKIYAEVVGYGLSGDAYHLTAPAPEGEGAARCMKMALANAGVTPEQIDYINAHGTSTPFNDYYETLAVKRVFGDHAKKVMVSSTKSMTGHLLGAAGGVEAVFTLMAMEKGVVPPTINYQEQDPECDLDYVPNTARDAKITYALSNNFGFGGTNATLLFKKI
- the fabG gene encoding 3-oxoacyl-[acyl-carrier-protein] reductase — encoded protein: MNLMGKVAIVTGASRGIGRAVALKLAREGADVVVTATTLESAQATASEIEAIGRKSLAAAVDVSDSAAVESLFAAVVETFGKVDILVNNAGITRDGLLLRMKDADWDAVIDVNLKGAFNCVREASKLMTKARSGRIINISSVVGEMGNAGQINYCASKAGMIGLTKSAARELAKRGITVNAVTPGFIETDMTAVLSEKVREGLLQQIPLERLGAPDDVANAVFFLASDLGSYVTGHVLSVNGGMYM
- the acpP gene encoding acyl carrier protein; its protein translation is MSTIEKRVKEIVAEQLGVDEAQVTNDASFMDDLGADSLDTVELVMALEEEFDIEISDEDAEKIQNVQDAIDYITEHT
- the glyA gene encoding serine hydroxymethyltransferase; translated protein: MSILATFDPEVAEAIRHETERQEYNLELIASENFVSEAVLEAQGSILTNKYAEGYPGKRYYGGCHHVDVVENLAIDRAKQLFGADHANVQPHSGSQANMAVYFSVLKPGDTILGMNLSHGGHLTHGSPVNFSGRFFNVVSYGVSQETEMIDFNEVERLALEHKPKMIVVGASAYPRVLDFAAFRTIADKVGAVIMVDMAHIAGLVAAGLHPNPVPHAEFVTTTTHKTLRGPRGGMILCREEYAKILNSNIFPGIQGGPLMHVIAAKAVAFKEALAPGFKEYQAQIVKNAKTLADELMKRGFRLVSGGTDNHLMLVNLTGTDLTGKIAEESLDKAGITVNKNTVPFETRSPFVTSGFRVGTPAATSHGLKEAEMVEVAGFIAEALANVADDSKLQEIKGRVNELMKRFPLYAGRLK
- the fabD gene encoding ACP S-malonyltransferase yields the protein MGKKAFIFPGQGSQFSGMGKDLADNFSVARQTFEEADDALGERLSKLCFEGPEEALKLTANTQPAILAVSIAALRVLRQETGAVADYNAGHSLGEYSALVAAGTLGFADAVRTVRARGTFMQEAVPVGVGAMAAVLGVETDVLADICAEAAQGQVVSPANFNSPGQIVIAGHSEAVNRAIEIAKGRGFRKAMLLPVSAPFHSTLMIPAGERLADVLAHIDVAEFSAPVVTNVEAKANSDATRVRELLVRQVSAPVLWDASVREMVNLGVSDFVEIGPGKVLSGLVKRIAKDVATNSVEDTAGVRALA
- the rpiB gene encoding ribose 5-phosphate isomerase B, with translation MIVVGSDHGGLELKAAIKRLLVDRGVAVEDCGTDNGDSVDYPDFGIRVARKVSDGAAEKGILFCGTGIGMSIVANKFPRVRAALATDPFMARMAKEHNNANILVLGGRVLNEETARQMVCTWLDSTFEGGRHQGRLDKIAALEKELMK
- the rpmF gene encoding 50S ribosomal protein L32 produces the protein MAVPKKKTSKSRKNMRRAHDFLTPPASSVCPQCKEPKLPHRACASCGTYKGKEVIKSEEI
- a CDS encoding beta-ketoacyl-ACP synthase III, which encodes MLRARIVGTGSAVPDKVLTNFDLEKMVDTSDEWITTRTGIKERRIAVEGEYTSTFATRAAERALEMAGIAAHEIDLLIVATVTPDFPFPSTACIVQSNIGASKAAAFDVSAACSGFVYGLSLASNAIRTGAASKVLVIGAEVLTRIIDWTDRNTCLLFGDGAGAAVLSSSSDEHGILSTHIHSDGNYWELLYQAGCGSRNPAVQKTFDERLYFLRMQGNEVFKLAVRAMEDAALEALTTNGLTPADIDIFIPHQANRRIIDAIGKRLGLNGDKVFVNLDRYGNTSAASIPIALDEANRTGRIAAGDVVLFDSFGGGLTWGSALIRW
- the plsX gene encoding phosphate acyltransferase PlsX, which translates into the protein MRVAVDAMGGDNAPVIEVEGAVVAAREYGIPITLVGDTDRLSQELAKHNVQGLDISIHHASEVVGMHDAASDAVRRKKDSSIRVAYELVKDGVADAVVSAGNSGATMAAGMFVLKRIKGIERPAIAQIFPTLRGKTLVLDVGGNVDCKPIHLVQFAIMGEVYARHVMGVERPKIGLLSNGEEDSKGNELTRDTNAILKDISFDYRGYVEGRDIFYGMVDVVVCDGFVGNVVLKLSEGLAEAIGKMLKEEIVKSVVSKLGYLLVRKAFKSFKKKVDYAEYGGAPLLGINGVAMICHGGSNVKAIKNAIHFAHEYARKGVNQRLVEKLENDFVAYMQRDGVKEVAAG